The Deltaproteobacteria bacterium DNA window ACGATATCGAAAAATCCGGGGATGACGGAAAACCCCTTCTCCCAGACCGGGATGGTCTGCTGAATCCAGAATTTGCTCAGTTGGTCCAGCGCCAGCACGGCCAGCCCGGCCAGGCCGATGATGCGGTAGCGCCGCCCCAGATCCGGGGCGGGCCGTTCCGTGACCGTGGTTTTAGGCATGGTGCTCCCGCAAGACCTTGGCGCACCGGGGGCAGACCAGCGGGTGGTCCGGGTCCGAGCCCAGATTTTCGTCGTAGATCCAGCACCGGGCGCACTTTTCGCCCCTGGCCTTTTCGATGGTCAGGGCCAGGCCGTCCACCTCGGTCTGAATGGCCGTGTCCGGAGCCGTGGCGTCCGTGAGTACGGTCTGGCTGACGATGAACACATCCCGCAATTCCGTGGCCATGACGGCCAGGCGGGCATGGGTGTCGCCGCTGGCGAACAGGGTCACGCGCGCGTCCAGGGAATGCCCCAGGGCCTTGGACTGGCGCAGGGGCTCGATGGCCTTGGTCACTTCACCGCGCACGGCGAAGACCAGTTCCCAGGTCGCGGCCTCGTCCTCGGTCAGCAGTTCCCCGGCAATTTCCGGCACGCGCAGGGCAAGGACCGTGCTTGCGGCCGGGCGCATGGCCTCGGGCAGGTGCTGGAACAGTTCCTCGGCCGTGAAAGTCAGGATCGGAGTCATGTCGGCGATGATCATGAGCAGAATGTGGTAGAGCGCGGTCTGGGCCGAGCGCCGTTCCAGGCTGGTGGCGCCGTTTACATAGACGCGGTCCTTGATGATATCGAGATAGTAGGAACTTAAGTCCGTGATGCACAGGTTGTGCAGGGTGTGATAGACCTTGTGGAATTCAAAGTTTTCGTAGGCGGCCTGAATGATCCGGTGTTTGCCCCGGACCATGTTCAGGGCATGGCGGTCCAGGGACAGCATGGTCTTGAAGGGCACGCGGTCCGTGGCCGGATTGAAGTCATTCAGGTTGCCGAGGATGAAGCGGCAGGTGTTGCGGATCTTGCGATAGGCATCCACCAGACGGCCGATGATCTCGTCCGAGATGCGCAGGTCTTCCTGGTAGTTTTCCGAGGCCACCCACAGACGCAGCACCTCGGCGCCGTGTTTTTCGATGATTTCCTGAGGCGCGACGACATTGCCGATGGATTTGGACATCTTGCGGCCCTGACCGTCGAGGACGAATCCATGCGTCAGCACGGCCTTGTAGGGCGGCACGTCGCGGGTGCCGACAGCGGCCAAGAGGGATGAATGGAACCAGCCGCGGTGCTGGTCCGTGCCTTCCAGGTACAGATCGGCCGGAAAGCGGCATTCCGGGCGGCCTTCGACCACGGCGGCGAAGCTGGTTCCGGAATCGAACCAGACGTCGAGGATGTCGTCTTCCTTTTCCCAGTGCCGGCCGCCGCATTTGGGACAGGTCAGGCCCTGGGGCACGATTTCCTCGAGCGGGGCCTCGAACCAGTAATCCGCGCCCGTGGGATGGGTGGCGAAGCGGTCCACGATGCCGTGCGCCCAATCCGCGTCGAAGAACGCCTCGCCGCAGTCCTTGCACAGAAGGGCGATGATCGGCACGCCCCACATGCGCTGCCGGGAGATGCACCAATCCGGCCGGAATTTGATCATGTTGTGGATGCGTTCCTTGCCCCAGGCCGGAATCCAGCGCACGTCGTTGTCGATGGCGTCAAGAGCCTTGGAGCGCAGATTGTTGTGCTCCATGGTGATGAACCACTGGGTCGTGGCCCGGAAGATGACCGGCTTCTTGCAACGCCAGCAG harbors:
- a CDS encoding isoleucine--tRNA ligase, which translates into the protein MSDYKKTLNLPATTFPMKASLTQNEPKILERWASTDAYNAMVNANDGQETYVLHDGPPYANGHIHIGHAMNKILKDIIVKHRNMTGRKAQYVPGWDCHGLPIELKVEQELGGKTNFSTLEIRQKCREYALKYLDIQREEFKRLGVLGTWDKPYLTMTPDYETATARELANFYKLGSVQRNKKPIYWCGSCETALAEAEVEYDDHASPSIYVRFPLRAPELAKVFPQAAPDKSFIVIWTTTPWTIPDNLAVAVHPDFEYDLIRVGDEFYILAKELVAACAAKFGWASHDVVTTVAGGALEGLIARHPFYDRPSPVVTADYVTLDAGTGCVHTAPGHGREDYETGLRHGLDILSPLDDQARFLPSVEFFGGKHVFEANPLVIAKLTEVGHLLGSEKIKHSYPHCWRCKKPVIFRATTQWFITMEHNNLRSKALDAIDNDVRWIPAWGKERIHNMIKFRPDWCISRQRMWGVPIIALLCKDCGEAFFDADWAHGIVDRFATHPTGADYWFEAPLEEIVPQGLTCPKCGGRHWEKEDDILDVWFDSGTSFAAVVEGRPECRFPADLYLEGTDQHRGWFHSSLLAAVGTRDVPPYKAVLTHGFVLDGQGRKMSKSIGNVVAPQEIIEKHGAEVLRLWVASENYQEDLRISDEIIGRLVDAYRKIRNTCRFILGNLNDFNPATDRVPFKTMLSLDRHALNMVRGKHRIIQAAYENFEFHKVYHTLHNLCITDLSSYYLDIIKDRVYVNGATSLERRSAQTALYHILLMIIADMTPILTFTAEELFQHLPEAMRPAASTVLALRVPEIAGELLTEDEAATWELVFAVRGEVTKAIEPLRQSKALGHSLDARVTLFASGDTHARLAVMATELRDVFIVSQTVLTDATAPDTAIQTEVDGLALTIEKARGEKCARCWIYDENLGSDPDHPLVCPRCAKVLREHHA